From a region of the Rhinatrema bivittatum chromosome 15, aRhiBiv1.1, whole genome shotgun sequence genome:
- the LOC115076842 gene encoding zona pellucida-like domain-containing protein 1 codes for MKSFFCFIFVISLFHGYWCLDLTQCNGTYRQPAYTDISVNCGPQNIDLAIYLCPIYFAGYNESLLFLNNILTNPACGGRVDLTGPAPFLRFTFSINDSTICGSLFQINNTVGDGVFKDFSNIQSVNISGAVRSKDYTLGTVTFNPDLLYLYSCTYQLEYLMNNTRVDVTGSTVAINANNGSFISTLSLRLFVDENYTRPLVIPSTGLYVRTSVCAEVKATNLTDKFNVLLDRCYASVSPYPSNSTYYDLFVGCQKDPQTNIILNGDKQSARFCFKSFRFLEHSGLPISTYFLHCVTRLCEKTSCVNFKPVCARKKRFVREVSAASSSGTISDPATVSSTGIGTSNNNALQASNKDTAMSSVTSQQIINTTVGLGITVGFLALLCIVIGGIAFLMHRRFQRIPYPEKSGFH; via the exons ATGAAGTCATTCTTCTGTTTCATCTTTGTCATTTCTCTTTTTCATGGATATTGGTGCCTCGATCTCACCCAGTGTAATGGAACTTATCGGCAGCCTG CATACACTGACATTTCAGTGAACTGCGGACCCCAAAACATAGACCTGGCCATCTATCTGTGTCCCATCTACTTCGCTGGTTATAATGAAAGCTTGCTCTTCCTGAATAACATTTTAACCAACCCTGCATGCGGAGGAAGAGTGGACCTCACAGGCCCAGCTCCTTTCCTCAGGTTCACCTTCTCCATCAATGACAGCACAATCTGTGGAAGCTTGTTTCAG ATAAACAATACCGTTGGAGATGGGGTTTTCAAGGACTTCTCCAACATCCAGTCAGTCAACATCAGTGGCGCAGTTAGATCCAAAGATTACACACTGGGCACCGTAACATTCAATCCAGACCTGCTGTATCTGTACTCCTGCACTTACCAGCTAGAATATCTCATGAACAACACGAGAGTGGATGT CACTGGGAGTACCGTAGCCATCAATGCCAACAATGGTAGTTTCATCAGCACTCTCAGCCTTCGCCTTTTTGTG GATGAAAACTACACCAGGCCTCTTGTAATCCCATCAACAGGACTCTATGTAAGGACTTCAGTTTGTGCTGAAGTGAAAGCTACAAACCTTACAGATAA GTTCAATGTATTGCTGGATCGTTGCTACGCGTCTGTGTCTCCATATCCTAGCAATTCGACCTACTATGACCTTTTTGTTGG GTGTCAGAAGGACCCACAGACAAACATCATCCTCAATGGTGATAAACAGTCTGCACGCTTTTGCTTCAAATCCTTCCGCTTCCTGGAACACAGTGGTTTGCCCATATCTACATACTTTCTGCACTGTGTCACCCGCCTTTGTGAAAAGACCAGCTGCGTCAATTTTAAGCCG GTTTGTgccaggaagaagaggtttgTTCGGGAAgtctctgctgcctcctcttcagGAACCATTTCTGATCCAGCTACGGTTTCTTCAACTGGGATCGGTACCAGCAATAATAACG CTCTACAGGCATCAAATAAAGATACAG CCATGTCCTCGGTGACATCGCAGCAGATCATTAATACCACTGTTGGCCTGGGGATCACAGTGGGGTTCTTGGCCTTGCTCTGCATCGTAATTGGAGGCATCGCTTTCCTCATGCACAGAAGATTTCAGCGGATCCCATACCCAGAGAAGTCCGGCTTCCACTAG